A region of the Pseudarthrobacter oxydans genome:
GCTGGTGGACGTTTGCAAATTGCAGCTCAAACGCCTATCAGCTGCGCCGATTGCTGCGGTTACCGAGACAACTTCTGCAGCGCTTCCCAGGGCAGAGGCGACGTTCCCAAGTTGAGGATCGGAGCTTATATCGATATCGGCAACTGCCGCATAATCAATCCTGCTCTCACGAGCCGCGATACTTAAAGCAACAATCCGGATGTCAGCGGCCTGGGCTCGCATGCTAACGGAGGATACGGGCTGAATCGAACTAATGCCTTCCTCTGTAATATCCGCAATCTTACTGTTCGTAAAAATTGCCGAGGATGAGCCGAGGGTCAACCCAAGGCCGCCATCGCCCAAAAACCACTCATTTTCGCGGAATTTTCCGGCGTCAGATGGAACTACCCGGCAAACTCGAGCGCGAAGTCGACCAGCGTTCATTCTCATCAGACGCTGCAGGTTGGGCGTAGCGCCAGTCAGGTTAAGCGACAAGATCTTTTCGATTTCGATGTTGCGACCAATCCGCAGCCAGAACTCGTCATCGTCTAGTTCTGGCATGTCCAAAAGAAACGAAAGTGCAGCCGTGTCCAGTGAAGGCTGCGAAGCCACGAGGACTGGAAAGGTGTCCGCTCTTTCGCCGGAGGCAATCCAGAGAGCTTGCATGAAGCTGCTGATCGCGTTCGAGCGAGGTGTATCAAGAACACCCTGGGCAGCTTCCACAGCTTCGGGGATGTGTTGTGTCCGAGAGTGGCTTGCGTCCTGAAAACCGTCAGAGACAGAACCGACGACGTGCTCCGCGCGTTCTCTGCGTACGAGTCCCTTCCCGCCCTGCAGTAATGCTCGAGACACCAGGGTGGCATAGGGGGATGCCTTAGCCTGTTGTATCAGTGCTGACACGCTATCTGCATTGGCTATCAGAACGCTTTGCTTGGCGGAATCCCTTTGCAAAGTTTCATCGAGCTTCGGATCTTCCGATGGGCGCGACTGAGCCAGGGGCATCAAAATGGACTGCTCATCGCCGACGATCTCGATGTCTTCTGCAAGATACCGAGGATTGCTGTCCGCACGAAGAAAAACACGTCGGGTTTCCTTTTCGCCGGGCCATTTTAGAATGAAGTCGGGGGAGTAGGTGTTGTTGAAATACTCCGTATCACGGACTTCTATGCCTGGATCTGCTTCTTGAAGCCTTCCTCGGACTTCATTCTTTATCCCTGCAACGGATGCACTCTGGGTCTCGATCGACATGTCAGCCGCCGTTCTGTTCGTTGAACTCACGCAGAAGCATAATTTTGGCTAATTCGGAACGATCTTCACCTGATATGACCAATTGCTCTTGCTTGGGTGAGAGGACAATCATCCAAATGCTGTCGGTGATATAATCCACGATTTCCGGATCAATCAGCGCGTCGACCTTTTCTGGTTCTGTCACATCGAAGATCTTCTTGGCATGAACGTGTATTGCTTCGCGGATCTTCTCAGCGGATGCAAGCTTGGACCAAGTCTTAATCCGGAAGGGCGACCAAGTAATCCACATGAAATGGTCTGCCATGCGCGAGTAGTTGTCTAGGGTGCAGTAAGTCTGGGCCAAGAACTTATCAAAGTGCGTTCCTTGATCGCCGGAGTCGGTGTAATTCTTGGACTCCGCAACAAAAGTCTGGTTGTTAAAGGGTGCTCCGCGAAATACGCCCCCGAGGTCGTATGAATACGGCTCACCGCCATAGGGCCACGTGAAGGCGAGCTTACTTGGCCCGTTGTCGTCCATGTTGGTGTAGGAATGCCTGACCCGCATGGTTGAGTCCAACCAGAGCTTGGCTCGGCGCGTTCCGTCCTCGCCGGCCTTATGCTTTTGTTCTCCAGGCGCGGGCGGTTTATCGATCGGCATGCCTCATAGTAGTCACAGCCCCCAGACAACTCGATATTTGGGCACTCGGCTGTTTCTTCACACCTTTATTGCCTCACTCTTGCGCAACTAACAGGAGAAGCCGCTACCCCGGCTGCGCACAGTCGCTTCCAGCGGGACCAGAAGGCTTTGACATCCCGTAGCCGCCTGAATCAGGCCGCCTCCCGCGGCCTCTCTCCCGGGGATTCCGGACTGGCAGCCGATAATTGCGATTCCGTCAGCCTGCGCGGGCCACGGCTTTAGCGGAAAAAGGAGTGTGGACATTGTCCCCACTCTTGGCGTCGGATCCAGTCTTACTTCCTTCTTACTGCCTCGGTTTCCGGATGTTTTCGCGAGTTCCCCGTGTTTTCAAGGGCTGGAATGTAGTTCGAGTCCCACCTCGGGCACAGTGTTTTCCCCTCGTCAGAGGCGATCTTGCTTTGACGTGTGTACAAAGCTTGTGGTCGCGTCGCTCTGACGGCTGGTTCGCGGGCTTTGGCCTAGCCGCCGCGGTGGCCTATTCAGGTGTGTGGGGTGGCGGGTTCAAGACCCTGGCTAGTGGGCCTTCCGTCTGCTGTGGGCTGGGTTTTGCGGTTCCTCGTTCCGGTTCTGTCGGGTTGGTCGGGGGTGGCCAACACCAGTTCATGGTCCGGGGGAGCGGGCGCGACATGACGTCGCTGATGTTGATACGAAAGTTCCTTGGAAAGCTCCTTCCTTTACGGCACGGAAGTTTCGGGGCGCTCGGTTTGTCCTGCCAAAGGGGGCGTGGACAGTGTCCACACATATATCTGCTTTTTAAGGCAGTGGAGCCGGACCCCCAGCGTCAGTTGTTAGCGCCCATGAAAAACCGCCCGTGGGCGGCCATGATCGCCCATTGACGGCCAGTAGGACTGCCCATCGGCGGCCATGAGATCTGCTGAATTCCTCGGCGGTCTTTTCCACGCCTCGCATCGACTGTCTGACACAATGGATCCAGCGGTGGTCGAGTCACCACCAGCGCAAAGCTGAGTAGCGAGTGACGTCCAAGCGGAACAGTATTACGCTTTCAAATTACTCACTTTCGTGAACTCGTATGGATACATTCGGTGTTATGTCGCCAGTCAGGATTGAAGTCGTGGAAATGAAATCGAGAGGAACCGCAAGGGCAGCAGGTGCTCGGATTGCAGACCAGCTCCGGACCATGATTATCAGCGGCGAGCTGGCTCCGGGAGACAGGATCGGTCAGGAGATGCTCGCTGAAAAATTCGGCGCGAGCCGCATTCCCGTGAGGGAAAGCTTGAAACTCCTCGAGGCTGAGGGGTTGGTTAGCATTGTTCCGAACAGCGGAGCTTGGGTCTCAAAGCTTGAGGCATTCGAGTTCGACCAGATCTACAAGCTCCGTGAACAGGTTGAATCCCTGGCTATTAGGGAGAGTATTGATGGCCTCTCCGAGGCGCAGGTGCGGCGCCTAGACGAATTGGTGGAGGAGATCGCCCAAGCTCCGGACATTGAAACATTTTTGAGGGTTGACCGGGAATTTCACCTCTTGACCTATGCGGGAGGCAGCTTCTCGCTCCTCCGTGAGCTCATTGAGCGATTCTGGAATTCAACCCAGCACTACCGGCGGGTGTTTGCTCAGGGCTTCAGCGCCGAGCGGCAGTGGGCCACCGACGCCGAACACCGATTGATTGTTGACAGCATCAAACGGCGCGATCACGACGTAGCAGCTAGCCTCGTCAGGGGCCATATCCGGAGGACACGTCTCGATCTGGCTGCTAGGGGGGATATTTTTTCCTAGTATCCACGGTCGCCACTCTTAAATTCGGATGCGGGTCGGGACACTGCAGTATCGGACGTTGTGTTGCCGTTCGTCGTCAACTTGAGTGGACGGCGCTGGCCGCCGTCGGAGCCTAGAAGTGGTGAGGATATGTCGGCGGGCTGGGCATCAACTCAACCAGTTAGACTCGGGGGTCCTCGGCAGGTGTGGTAAGTCAGATGTCTCGGCTCCCTTTAAGGAGCTACTGGACCTGCGGCCGCCTTTCCCTCGGCGAACATTGAAGCTCCGAAAATATGTGGTTTCCCCCGCGTGCCGGCGGCCGACAAAGCAGCACGCCCGGGACAGGAACCACTACGCGGCCGCCGACTTTCGCGGCCAGGCCCGGACCAACGGTCCGCGGAAGCGGGGCCATACGGCTGCCGGGGTCATGATGTTCATAAGTCATAGAAAGACGTCAGTACGTGGCGTAAAAGCTTGGCTTGGAGTGGGGCAACAAGTCATATTACTGCTTGTAGCTCGCGCTGGCCGCGGCCTAATGAGGGGGTGCCGGTCTACGGCAGTTTGGCGATCATCCTCTCAGGCAACTTGGGGGCTAACGTCGAACTTGCCACTCTTGGGAACCCGACCGAGGACAGCGCATGCCAGCCAAAGGTCGCAGTGCAGGTTTTCGGCAAGACAGACGCCCAGGGGCGAAGCAGCCTGCTACTTTTGGAGTGACTCTTCATCAAAAAGCGGCCTCTGACTGTGTAACCCCCGTTGTTCGTGCTGAGCTCGAATAAACAAACTTGCCCCCGAGCAGTCCGCCCACCAGTCCGCCCATCCTTAAGGACGTTCGGCCTCGACGAGGGTTACTACCAGCGGTTAGCCGCTCTCACGCAACCTCCTTCAGCGCGGGTTGATTCTGTCGCCGCTAGACGGGCAAGACCGGGTTCAAGCTTGCATCGGATCCATTATGACGCTCACGTGCGGACTATATCTCTGTGGCGGGTGGTACTTTGACGGCCGCCAAGCGATGGTCTACTCGCCCGCAGTCAACCAAGTTCCTTGATATCTAGCCCAAATTCGCGCTGCTGTTCACTTTGTGCGGCCAATGTTTCGAGCTTGCCCGATCAATCTCGTGTATTGACGTGCATCACACTCTGTGATTATGTTCTACCAATTGTATCCAATCTGAAGGTGACGAAGATGTCGAAACATTGGTGGCCGGGCACGGATTCTGCCTCGGCGTTCCTTGCCCCAGCCGTGGTTATTGGTGGCCGCGGAAGCTTGAGCAAGATCGCGTCTGTTCTGCAATCCCACCTAAAGATCACCTCCGGAAGTGTTCTGGTGGCGGTCGATGATGCTGTGCTCAACACGGGCCTTGCAGATGAACTCATTCGGGATCTTGAAGACACTGGCTACGAGGTGACGGTTGCAAGCGGTTTCGGCAGCGAGCCCTCCAGCGAGATCGTCGATGCCGCTGCAGAGATGGCCCGCAATGCCAATGCGCGGGTGGTCATTGGCTTGGGCGGCGGATCGGTACTCGATTCGTCAAAAATCATTTCGCTTCTTCTTTGCAATGAAGGAAAATCTGCCGATTGGCTGGGCGTTGTTGAACCGCCCAACGGCGTCGCTCCACTAGTGCTCATTCCGACGACCTGTGGCACCGGTGCTGAGGCGACAAGGGTTGCGATGGTAACCGTTGCAGGCTCCAAGAGGGTCTCCTCATGCGCTCTCTATGTTCCTTCTGTTGCCCTTATTGATCCAAACCTTGTTGCTTCACTGCCCACGAGCGTCATAGCTGCCACCGGCATGGATGCCCTTGCCCATGCGGTTGAATCACTCATGGCGACGACGGCATCCGTCCTGTCCGCCCACCATGCACTCCGGGCTATCGAGCTGCTCGCGGGGAATCTTGAGAACGCTTTCAATGGGGATCAGGAGGCATTGGCGAACTGTCTATGGGGATCGCATCTAGCCGGCCAAGCACTCAACGCTGGCGTCGTGGTGGGCCATTCGTTGGCCTACTGTCTGGCCCATGAGCGGCCCATGCCGCACGGGATGTCGTGCGCACTCGCGCTACCGTACTGCATTGCCTACAACCGGACTATGGATCCAGGACTTGCTTCGACCCTGGCATCCGTTATCACGAGGGGAAACAGCAGTGAGCTCTCTGATGCGGCACGGTGGATACAGGACCTGACGAAGCGGCTAGGCCTGCCCACAACGTTGGACGAAGCCATGATTGCCACGGGCACGGAAACAGCCATGGCGGCCCGCTGCGTTGCGGAATACCCCCGTCCAACAAATCCTGTTCCGCTCGACGAAACGAAACTGGCAGAACTTCTGATAGCAATGCGAACTGGCGATTTGCCCGCTGCGTTTGGATTTGTAGCTTCAACTGCCCACAGCAACCAGTAGGTCCCACGCCGGAAATCGCGCCAAGAGGAACCGAATAAGGAGTATTTAGAAATGACATACGGACTGGTCAAGAACCTGGTAAATGGCGGTTTTGCTGACGCTTCAGACGGCGGGACTATTGACGTTACGAACCCCGCAACCAATGATGCGCTCATTGCCCAAGTGCCTGCAATGACTCGTAACGACCTCGACGCTGTCTTCGCGGCTGCAGAGACGGGAGCGAAGGTTTGGAAGGGCACCGGCCATCTTGAGCGCGGACGCATCCTCATTGAGGCATCAAGGCTCATCCGCGTTCGCTGTAGCGAGCTCGTGGATGTGATCGTGGCGGAAATGGGTAAGACCCAGGCGGAAGCAATTGGAGAAG
Encoded here:
- a CDS encoding GntR family transcriptional regulator, whose amino-acid sequence is MKSRGTARAAGARIADQLRTMIISGELAPGDRIGQEMLAEKFGASRIPVRESLKLLEAEGLVSIVPNSGAWVSKLEAFEFDQIYKLREQVESLAIRESIDGLSEAQVRRLDELVEEIAQAPDIETFLRVDREFHLLTYAGGSFSLLRELIERFWNSTQHYRRVFAQGFSAERQWATDAEHRLIVDSIKRRDHDVAASLVRGHIRRTRLDLAARGDIFS
- a CDS encoding iron-containing alcohol dehydrogenase; this encodes MPDQSRVLTCITLCDYVLPIVSNLKVTKMSKHWWPGTDSASAFLAPAVVIGGRGSLSKIASVLQSHLKITSGSVLVAVDDAVLNTGLADELIRDLEDTGYEVTVASGFGSEPSSEIVDAAAEMARNANARVVIGLGGGSVLDSSKIISLLLCNEGKSADWLGVVEPPNGVAPLVLIPTTCGTGAEATRVAMVTVAGSKRVSSCALYVPSVALIDPNLVASLPTSVIAATGMDALAHAVESLMATTASVLSAHHALRAIELLAGNLENAFNGDQEALANCLWGSHLAGQALNAGVVVGHSLAYCLAHERPMPHGMSCALALPYCIAYNRTMDPGLASTLASVITRGNSSELSDAARWIQDLTKRLGLPTTLDEAMIATGTETAMAARCVAEYPRPTNPVPLDETKLAELLIAMRTGDLPAAFGFVASTAHSNQ